AGTAGGAGACTGCAAGCTTGCATTGCAGGGGCTTATTAAAGTGCAGGAAACAGAGTTTGCCGATGTTGACTGGGCCGCTCAGTACGGTGAATGGAACAAACAGATCAGAGAATGGGCTGTTACGCACCCTGTGAGATATCTCACAGAAGATTCTCTGAAACCGCAGCATGTTGTTGAAACAATTTTTGAGTTGACCAAAGGTGACGCCATCATCAGTACTGAAGTTGGGCAGAACCAGATGTGGACAGCGCAGTTTTATAAATTCCGTCAGCCGCGAACATTGCTGACATCAGGTGGTCTTGGCACCATGGGCTATGGTTTTCCAGCAGCTATTGGTGCACAAATGGCCTTCCCGGATAAACTAGTAATTGATATTGCTGGCGATGGTTCTATTCAGATGAATAGTCAGGAACTTATGACGGCCGTTAGTCATAAATTGCCAGTTAAGATCGTTGTGTTGAACAATTGTTTCCTCGGAATGGTTCGCCAGTGGCAGGAACTTTTCTATGATAGAAATTACTGTTCAACCTGTATGGATGCACAGCCAGATTTTGTTAAGCTTGCAGAAGCGTACGGTGCGGAAGGGTACAGAGTAACTGATCCTGCTAAACTGAAAGAGACGTTGAAGACTGCTTTTGAATCACCGCTGCCATGTATAGTGGACGTGCGCGTTGAGGCAGAAGAAAATGTGTATCCAATGGTTCCTGCGGGTGCCTCTCTTGAAGAAATGTTGCTAGTGTAGGGGATTGAGTTATGAGACATGTACTATCCGTTCTTGTAGAAAACGAACCGGGCGTTTTGTCCCGCATTTCCGGTTTGTTCAGCGGGCGTGGCTTTAACCTCGATTCTCTGAATGTTGCGCCCGTGCTTGAAGAGGGTGTGTCGTTGATGACCATTGTTACAAGCGGTGATCAGCAGATTATTGAGCAGATTGTAAAGCAACTGCGCAAGCTTGTTACAGTCATTAAAGTGACTGATATGCAGGACAGCACAACTGTAGAGCGTGAAATGGCATTGATTAAAGTCAATGCTACAGAATCTAATCGCGCAGAAATTTTACGTATTGCAGATATTTTTAGATGCAAGGTCGTTGATGTCAGTCTAGATGAACTAACACTGGAAGTCATTGGTGATCATGGTAAAGTAGAGGCTGTCATTGCCCTGCTAGAACGCTTTGGCATTAAAGAAATTGCACGTACTGGTACTGTCGCATTGCGA
This sequence is a window from Halodesulfovibrio aestuarii DSM 17919 = ATCC 29578. Protein-coding genes within it:
- the ilvN gene encoding acetolactate synthase small subunit, coding for MRHVLSVLVENEPGVLSRISGLFSGRGFNLDSLNVAPVLEEGVSLMTIVTSGDQQIIEQIVKQLRKLVTVIKVTDMQDSTTVEREMALIKVNATESNRAEILRIADIFRCKVVDVSLDELTLEVIGDHGKVEAVIALLERFGIKEIARTGTVALRRSMQPEK